The DNA segment GTGAACCGAGTGCGGGCCAGGGGCCACTCCTGTTCGTCTCGCCAGACGTTGTCGCCGATCACGAAGAGGCGGATCGGCGGAAGCTCCGGTTCCGTAGTCTCGCCCTTGAGGTGCCGGTCGAACCAGGAAAGGGTGGGGGCGAGACTCTCCAGCCGGTAATTCCTCGGCTGGTAACCGTCGGGCAAAGGGGGTGCCGCTGCATGGCTCCAGGGACCGATGATGAGGCGAGTTTTTTCAGCAACCTGCGGAGAGGCTTCCGCACGGATGCGAAGGAAATCGCCGAGTTGACTGGGAAGAAAGGGGTCGAACCAACCGGCCATGAGCAATACCGGTGCGCGAAGCGTGGCGGTGCGATTCTCTCCGTCGACATGCTGCCAGTAAGCGTCGCGCTCGGGATGCGTGACCCAATCGTTGAAGAACGAGACGTCCGCACCCGCCCGATCGTCCGTCTCCCGGAGGGGCACCGCTCCGTACCCCCTGTCGAGCTGTTCGGAGGACACCGGAACGTCCACCGGTCCGTGGCTTCGGAGCGCCCAGTACAGCGCGGACTCGAGGGCGAAAGCACCGCCTTGATAGAACATGTCGTAGAAGCTGCTGCTCGCGATCTGAACGAAAAGGGCCGAAGGTCCGGGATCGGTTTGGTCGGCGAGAACCCACTGCGTGTAGCCAAAATAGGATCCTCCCCACATGCCGAGTCGTCCGTCGAACCAGGGCTGCTCCGCGAGCCATGCGAGCGTTTCGATCCCATCTCGACGCTCGTTGACGAAAGGTTCGTAACGCCCGCCCGACTCGTAGCGGCCCCGGGTTCCCTGGATGAAGACGGAATAGCCATGCTCCGCCCACATCCGTCCGATCAAGGTGGCGAAGAGCTCGTTCTGGAGCGTTTTGGAATAGGGGATCCGGACGAGAATCGTCGGCGTTGGGCCCGCGCGGCGCGGCAGGTAGAGATCACCGACCAATCGAACGTCGT comes from the Vicinamibacteria bacterium genome and includes:
- a CDS encoding CocE/NonD family hydrolase, with the protein product MTRSIPGDGLPDASCPFPRARLYAPWLFLVLGLFCLRVVGQLIVAIFEVGFLPPMEEWYSGLIPYPFLFGAQLVIIGLFAIVYSQFVRGRGWLVHPRVRLGDSLVVFGALYLTVMVLRYTLRMALYPPERWVGGSIPIFFHWVLASFILLVGHYHRRGRTERRTVTRRGRLLRAFAASVAVAGIAAWVAYLLAPAWLARRLGSGPPMYSVRIHRSLPLTTSDDVRLVGDLYLPRRAGPTPTILVRIPYSKTLQNELFATLIGRMWAEHGYSVFIQGTRGRYESGGRYEPFVNERRDGIETLAWLAEQPWFDGRLGMWGGSYFGYTQWVLADQTDPGPSALFVQIASSSFYDMFYQGGAFALESALYWALRSHGPVDVPVSSEQLDRGYGAVPLRETDDRAGADVSFFNDWVTHPERDAYWQHVDGENRTATLRAPVLLMAGWFDPFLPSQLGDFLRIRAEASPQVAEKTRLIIGPWSHAAAPPLPDGYQPRNYRLESLAPTLSWFDRHLKGETTEPELPPIRLFVIGDNVWRDEQEWPLARTRFTAYFLDRGDGRSVLSSETPAASGHSTYIFDPTDPVRTQGGAMLGPRAGMREQARTVRDD